Part of the Arachis hypogaea cultivar Tifrunner chromosome 6, arahy.Tifrunner.gnm2.J5K5, whole genome shotgun sequence genome, GCAGCCGGAAAAAATGATGGCTACGTGTTTGCGTGTACCCATGGTTTCTTCCATTCCCACTTCGTcttcgtcgtcttcttcttcttcttccttacaGCCCCAACAATCTCTTCGCCGGAGATGCTGCTCTCTTTCGGTGAACGCCACAAGCAAATCCAAAATTCCAATACCCCCTTTCAACCCTAATGACCCCTTTCTCTCCAAGCTTGCTTCCGTAGCTGCCACTTCCCCTGAAACCTTGCTCAACCGTCCTCTCAACTCCGATACCCCTCCTTACTTGGACGTCTTCGACTCCCCCAATCTCATGGCCACTCCCGCCCAAGTAacttctctttttcattttcctttattttcatgCTAGCGTAAACATGCTATCCGCTATTGGAAAttcagaatttgaaaattatatttccGCTGTGAAAGGGATTGGGAGATATATGGATTTgtgttaaattttgttaatttggATGAAAAATTTACTTGATGCTTTGCTAGATATTAGTCTTGTGTTTCTGCTTGGATTAGGTGGAAAGGTCTGTTTCGTACAATGAACACCGGCCGAGAAGGCCGCCGCCTGACTTGCCTTCGCTGCTTCTCCATGGCAGAATTATTTACATTGGCATGCCTGTAAGTTTTCAGTTATGTATTGGTCTTTGTATTCTTTCACTTGCCCAATTGTGCTGCTTGTAACACTGTTTATTGATAAGAACAATGCCTCCCAGCTAGAATGGTTGTGTTGCCTGAATGCTACTTCCAGAGTCCGGAATTATGTGGTATGACGGTGGGGAAATGGATCCTTTCCagtttttttaacacttgaggaaatgaagtgtgatctctcaccattaattttagaagtgtgaccaaaaataaatatgagagagagagcaATGAAGGGTGAGAGATCACAATTGACACCATCCAGTTTTTTCTTCgctggagaggatccactccctgATGGTGGGGAGAAGTGTCATGTATTTTATCCCATTTTGACGCATCATTTTCGCGACTATTCTGTCTGTGTGGGATTGTTGAGGCCGTGATGTTGCGAGTAGTGCATCCTATTGATTCTGTTGGCTTTTATACTTTATAGTAGCAATTTGTGTGACCTGTTCTGAATGCTTCTGTCTCAGTTGGTGCCAGCTGTCACAGAGCTTATTGTTGCAGAGTTGATGTACCTGCAATGGATGGATCCTAAAGAACCAATATTCATTTACATAAACTCCACCGGTACTACACGAGATGATGGTGAGACGGTAAGCGTTAGATTGTCTTCCAGCTTGCAGTTTAATGGATATGAACATGTTCCATTTCTCTTTCTGATTTCTGTAGTTTTGGTATTGAGTACTTCTCTATCTCATGCATTTTGAGTTGTTGCATTCAGGTAGGGATGGAGACAGAAGGTTTTGCCATTTATGATGCAATGATGCAGTTACAAAACGAGGTTTGTTTCTTTTCATCATGAATACACTTGCATGGTGATTTACTTGTATACTCTCGTATTTTATCTTATTGGTGGTTCGTACTTGCCAATAACATGTTGAAACAAGATTCTGAGATTCTTTAGATTTTGCAAAATGTGAAGAGTGATGTAATTATGTAATGGAGAGTGTCAACTGTTGGATATTTGTATTGATGATCGATGCTACTGGTAGCTTGGTTAGAGAACCTTGTGTGCTCTATTATAATGCACACATATTATGTACAACAGTTCATATTATAGTTACATATTACTTACATATTATCGTTGATTTATTTGTCAAATAATGTTTAAATTTTTCACCCTTTGGGCTGTGGATTTTTCACTTCACTAAGATTTGAATTTATCTTTCACCTTGTTTTGGCTTTTGTATCATGATCAGATTCACACAGTAGCTGTTGGAGCTGCTATAGGTCAAGCCTGTCTGCTACTTTCTGCAGGGACTCCTGGTAAACGCTTCATGATGCCACATGCCAAAGGTATGTTGTGGATCATGTTGTTTTTAAGTTTGTGGCTGCCATTCATCAATTCTTCACAGGTTTGAATTTGTTCTATTGATTACAGCCATGATTCAGCAACCTCGTATTCCATCATCTGGTTTGATGCCTGCTAGTGATGTTCTTATACGAGCTAAGGAGGTTAGTCCATTTTGTTTGTTTgctgcattgatttttttttcatcataaGTGAGTACAAACTTAGTGCTGCCATAtatattttccattgctattggAATTTAATACTGCCACACAATACAGCTGATTCTCTGGGATTGATTTTCTTGTTCAAAA contains:
- the LOC112695539 gene encoding ATP-dependent Clp protease proteolytic subunit-related protein 3, chloroplastic codes for the protein MMATCLRVPMVSSIPTSSSSSSSSSSLQPQQSLRRRCCSLSVNATSKSKIPIPPFNPNDPFLSKLASVAATSPETLLNRPLNSDTPPYLDVFDSPNLMATPAQVERSVSYNEHRPRRPPPDLPSLLLHGRIIYIGMPLVPAVTELIVAELMYLQWMDPKEPIFIYINSTGTTRDDGETVGMETEGFAIYDAMMQLQNEIHTVAVGAAIGQACLLLSAGTPGKRFMMPHAKAMIQQPRIPSSGLMPASDVLIRAKEVIVNRDTLIKLLAKHTGNSEETVANVMKRPYYMDATKAKEFGVIDRILWRGQEKIMSDVSAPEDWDKGAGIKIVDGF